In Phoenix dactylifera cultivar Barhee BC4 chromosome 11, palm_55x_up_171113_PBpolish2nd_filt_p, whole genome shotgun sequence, the following are encoded in one genomic region:
- the LOC103704859 gene encoding uncharacterized protein LOC103704859 isoform X2 yields MSSFQSSPVARSPLRPSPIHSMASTAAPSPKLFHRQRRKEMARRRNAPAWNCPALLLLRYGHPPTPRLLVRASGDGGAAEANPRDSALPPDIEMFNRSASASDGFVGLFVRMLGLDNDPLDREQAVITLWKYSQGGQNCIERIMEFPGCINLVVSLLKSGSCSTCEAAAGLLRTVSSINSYRDVVAESGAIEEIFRLLCQSFLTPEVKEQSLCTLWNLSIDEKLRVRIANNDFLPMLVKFLDDEEIKVKEAAGGILANLVLSPCNHSIMVEAGVIPKLADLLKCNNEGYKIIRKEAKTTLLELSKDEYYRILVIEEGLIRVPVIGAAAYKSFRPQTYSWPSLPDGIEIQRNSRPSRYGASELLLGLNIREKNFDLEELKVNALVGRSQQQFLARIGAIETEDGRNSQSESSLNQQYTLLAWIDGVARLVLILGLEDVCAITRAAYSIADASVSERMRLLFKEAGAVRHLVKMLCHNNEATREAAAYALDRLSVSHVVCQTIEAEGGSDLLINILKDSKTTNSLLETTVNILCRIFDPLDDVKTKFQDKFVDESEEVLIGTSSSQDFGGLSISKTSSVSEGTTRERIIDSDVILCLIDILRTSSPSLQIKVASILEFAAAFEPHVATITAAGINSALDAVFQKGSLDGGLDAVAALPIS; encoded by the exons ATGAGCTCTTTCCAGAGTTCTCCCGTCGCTCGCTCGCCGCTTCGTCCCTCCCCTATCCATTCCATGGCGTCGACCGCCGCACCGAGTCCCAAACTCTTCCACCGCCAACGCCGCAAGGAAATGGCCCGCCGCCGGAATGCCCCGGCATGGAACTGCCccgcccttctcctcctccgctACGGCCACCCTCCCACACCTCGCCTCCTCGTTCGTGCCAGCGGAGACGGCGGCGCTGCTGAAGCCAACCCCAGGGACTCCGCCTTGCCTCCC GATATTGAGATGTTCAATAGGAGTGCTAGTGCTAGTGATGGCTTTGTTGGTCTCTTTGTTCGGATGCTTGGTCTAGACAATGATCCACTTGACAGGGAGCAGGCAGTAATCACACTTTGGAAATATTCCCAAGGAGGGCAAAATTGTATAGAAAGGATTATGGAATTTCCAGGCTGCATTAATCTTGTTGTAAGCCTTCTAAAGTCAGGATCCtgttctacatgtgaagcagctGCAGGTCTCTTGCGGACTGTATCTTCAATCAACTCATACAGAGATGTTGTTGCTGAAAGTGGTGCAATTGAAGAAATATTCAGGCTTCTTTGCCAATCCTTTTTGACACCAGAGGTGAAGGAGCAAAGTTTATGTACCTTATGGAACTTATCTATCGACGAGAAACTTAGGGTAAGGATTGCAAATAATGACTTCTTACCTATGCTTGTTAAATTCCTTGATGATGAGGAAATAAAGGTGAAGGAGGCAGCAGGTGGAATTCTGGCAAATTTGGTTTTAAGTCCTTGTAATCACAGCATTATGGTAGAAGCTGGTGTAATTCCCAAGCTGGCTGATCTTTTGAAATGCAATAATGAAGGCTACAAAATCATTAGAAAGGAAGCAAAAACTACATTATTGGAACTTTCTAAAGACGAATACTACAGAATTCTTGTTATTGAGGAAGGTCTGATCCGGGTTCCTGTAATTGGTGCTGCTGCATATAAATCATTCAGACCCCAAACTTATTCATGGCCCTCTTTACCTGATGGCATAGAAATTCAGCGGAACTCGCGTCCTTCAAGATATGGTGCTTCTGAATTACTTCTTGGATTGAATATTCGTGAGAAGAACTTCGATCTGGAGGAACTAAAGGTAAATGCATTGGTTGGACGTTCACAGCAGCAGTTTCTTGCACGAATAGGAGCTATTGAGACAGAAGATGGAAGAAATTCTCAGTCAGAATCTTCACTAAATCAACAGTATACTCTCTTGGCATGGATTGATGGTGTTGCTCGACTAGTTCTGATTCTTGGGCTTGAAGATGTTTGTGCAATTACAAGGGCTGCTTATTCAATTGCTGACGCATCCGTCAGTGAGCGCATGAGACTCTTATTCAAGGAAGCGGGAGCTGTAAGACATTTGGTTAAGATGCTATGCCATAATAACGAGGCTACTAGAGAGGCTGCAGCTTATGCACTGGACAGGCTTAGTGTCAg CCATGTGGTTTGCCAGACTATTGAAGCAGAAGGTGGATCGGATCTCCTGATTAACATACTCAAGGACTCAAAAACAACAAACAGCCTGTTAGAAACG ACTGTGAATATACTTTGTCGAATTTTTGATCCACTCGATGATGTGAAAACAAAA TTCCAAGACAAATTTGTTGATGAGTCAGAGGAAGTACTGATTGGTACAAGCAGTTCACAGGATTTTGGTGGATTATCAATTTCAAAAACCTCTTCGGTATCTGAAGGGACGACAAG GGAGAGAATAATAGACTCTGATGTAATATTGTGCCTCATTGATATCTTGAGGACATCATCTCCAAGTTTGCAAATAAAGGTTGCTTCTATTCTTGAGTTTGCAGCAGCTTTTGAACCACATGTGGCCACTATCACTGCAGCTGGCATTAATTCTGCCCTTGATGCTGTTTTCCAAAAGGGATCTTTGGATG GAGGACTTGATGCGGTAGCCGCACTTCCAATAAGTTGA
- the LOC103704859 gene encoding uncharacterized protein LOC103704859 isoform X1 produces MSSFQSSPVARSPLRPSPIHSMASTAAPSPKLFHRQRRKEMARRRNAPAWNCPALLLLRYGHPPTPRLLVRASGDGGAAEANPRDSALPPDIEMFNRSASASDGFVGLFVRMLGLDNDPLDREQAVITLWKYSQGGQNCIERIMEFPGCINLVVSLLKSGSCSTCEAAAGLLRTVSSINSYRDVVAESGAIEEIFRLLCQSFLTPEVKEQSLCTLWNLSIDEKLRVRIANNDFLPMLVKFLDDEEIKVKEAAGGILANLVLSPCNHSIMVEAGVIPKLADLLKCNNEGYKIIRKEAKTTLLELSKDEYYRILVIEEGLIRVPVIGAAAYKSFRPQTYSWPSLPDGIEIQRNSRPSRYGASELLLGLNIREKNFDLEELKVNALVGRSQQQFLARIGAIETEDGRNSQSESSLNQQYTLLAWIDGVARLVLILGLEDVCAITRAAYSIADASVSERMRLLFKEAGAVRHLVKMLCHNNEATREAAAYALDRLSVSHVVCQTIEAEGGSDLLINILKDSKTTNSLLETTVNILCRIFDPLDDVKTKFQDKFVDESEEVLIGTSSSQDFGGLSISKTSSVSEGTTRERIIDSDVILCLIDILRTSSPSLQIKVASILEFAAAFEPHVATITAAGINSALDAVFQKGSLDGMDGDDDYTLELNAIEAEEIGLATAAASRLLAKLLNFEQFCQSVDAMHFVNLLRKILKSTIPLHTKDWVAACLIKLESKFGLATNLGHSIEMEVTLYETIPRLVEQMRTSFADESREAAVVELNKIISRGVMECTRAVAAAGGIFPLVELIKDGSGDALEASLAILHNLSMDSENHAAIIAAGAVPILKRIVLSEGPQWNRALHLLRTLPT; encoded by the exons ATGAGCTCTTTCCAGAGTTCTCCCGTCGCTCGCTCGCCGCTTCGTCCCTCCCCTATCCATTCCATGGCGTCGACCGCCGCACCGAGTCCCAAACTCTTCCACCGCCAACGCCGCAAGGAAATGGCCCGCCGCCGGAATGCCCCGGCATGGAACTGCCccgcccttctcctcctccgctACGGCCACCCTCCCACACCTCGCCTCCTCGTTCGTGCCAGCGGAGACGGCGGCGCTGCTGAAGCCAACCCCAGGGACTCCGCCTTGCCTCCC GATATTGAGATGTTCAATAGGAGTGCTAGTGCTAGTGATGGCTTTGTTGGTCTCTTTGTTCGGATGCTTGGTCTAGACAATGATCCACTTGACAGGGAGCAGGCAGTAATCACACTTTGGAAATATTCCCAAGGAGGGCAAAATTGTATAGAAAGGATTATGGAATTTCCAGGCTGCATTAATCTTGTTGTAAGCCTTCTAAAGTCAGGATCCtgttctacatgtgaagcagctGCAGGTCTCTTGCGGACTGTATCTTCAATCAACTCATACAGAGATGTTGTTGCTGAAAGTGGTGCAATTGAAGAAATATTCAGGCTTCTTTGCCAATCCTTTTTGACACCAGAGGTGAAGGAGCAAAGTTTATGTACCTTATGGAACTTATCTATCGACGAGAAACTTAGGGTAAGGATTGCAAATAATGACTTCTTACCTATGCTTGTTAAATTCCTTGATGATGAGGAAATAAAGGTGAAGGAGGCAGCAGGTGGAATTCTGGCAAATTTGGTTTTAAGTCCTTGTAATCACAGCATTATGGTAGAAGCTGGTGTAATTCCCAAGCTGGCTGATCTTTTGAAATGCAATAATGAAGGCTACAAAATCATTAGAAAGGAAGCAAAAACTACATTATTGGAACTTTCTAAAGACGAATACTACAGAATTCTTGTTATTGAGGAAGGTCTGATCCGGGTTCCTGTAATTGGTGCTGCTGCATATAAATCATTCAGACCCCAAACTTATTCATGGCCCTCTTTACCTGATGGCATAGAAATTCAGCGGAACTCGCGTCCTTCAAGATATGGTGCTTCTGAATTACTTCTTGGATTGAATATTCGTGAGAAGAACTTCGATCTGGAGGAACTAAAGGTAAATGCATTGGTTGGACGTTCACAGCAGCAGTTTCTTGCACGAATAGGAGCTATTGAGACAGAAGATGGAAGAAATTCTCAGTCAGAATCTTCACTAAATCAACAGTATACTCTCTTGGCATGGATTGATGGTGTTGCTCGACTAGTTCTGATTCTTGGGCTTGAAGATGTTTGTGCAATTACAAGGGCTGCTTATTCAATTGCTGACGCATCCGTCAGTGAGCGCATGAGACTCTTATTCAAGGAAGCGGGAGCTGTAAGACATTTGGTTAAGATGCTATGCCATAATAACGAGGCTACTAGAGAGGCTGCAGCTTATGCACTGGACAGGCTTAGTGTCAg CCATGTGGTTTGCCAGACTATTGAAGCAGAAGGTGGATCGGATCTCCTGATTAACATACTCAAGGACTCAAAAACAACAAACAGCCTGTTAGAAACG ACTGTGAATATACTTTGTCGAATTTTTGATCCACTCGATGATGTGAAAACAAAA TTCCAAGACAAATTTGTTGATGAGTCAGAGGAAGTACTGATTGGTACAAGCAGTTCACAGGATTTTGGTGGATTATCAATTTCAAAAACCTCTTCGGTATCTGAAGGGACGACAAG GGAGAGAATAATAGACTCTGATGTAATATTGTGCCTCATTGATATCTTGAGGACATCATCTCCAAGTTTGCAAATAAAGGTTGCTTCTATTCTTGAGTTTGCAGCAGCTTTTGAACCACATGTGGCCACTATCACTGCAGCTGGCATTAATTCTGCCCTTGATGCTGTTTTCCAAAAGGGATCTTTGGATG GCATGGATGGTGATGACGACTACACACTCGAGCTGAATGCTATCGAAGCTGAAGAAATTGGCCTTGCAACAGCTGCAGCATCCAGGTTGCTTGCAAAGTTGCTGAATTTTGAGCAATTCTGTCAAAGTGTAGATGCTATGCATTTTGTAAATTTACTTCGGAAGATCCTGAAGTCCACCATTCCTCTTCACACAAAAGACTGGGTTGCGGCATGTCTCATAAAGCTAGAATCAAAATTTGGTTTGGCCACTAATCTAGGGCATTCTATCGAGATGGAAGTTACTCTGTATGAGACGATTCCGCGACTTGTTGAACAAATGAGGACATCATTTGCTGATGAATCTCGAGAGGCAGCAGTTGTAGAACTGAACAAGATAATCTCCAGAGGAGTGATGGAGTGCACGAGGGCAGTTGCTGCTGCAGGAGGTATATTTCCATTAGTGGAACTGATCAAAGATGGAAGTGGTGATGCACTTGAAGCTAGCTTGGCCATCCTACATAACCTCAGCATGGATAGTGAGAATCATGCAGCAATAATTGCTGCTGGAGCAGTACCAATTTTGAAAAGGATAGTTCTCTCAGAAGGGCCACAGTGGAACCGTGCACTTCATCTGCTGAGAACGTTGCCAACATGA
- the LOC103704860 gene encoding uncharacterized protein LOC103704860, whose product MKLSSQRKVAQRGGGGGGLGRALREQKARLYIIRRCVVMLLCWHD is encoded by the coding sequence ATGAAGCTGAGCAGCCAAAGGAAGGTGGcgcagagaggaggaggaggaggtgggctCGGGAGAGCTCTGAGAGAGCAGAAGGCCAGGCTTTATATCATCCGCCGATGCGTGGTGATGCTCCTCTGCTGGCATGACTGA